One Gracilinanus agilis isolate LMUSP501 unplaced genomic scaffold, AgileGrace unplaced_scaffold57346, whole genome shotgun sequence genomic window, CAGCcagccccccccccatcccacaTCCCAGAATAGTCGGGCACAGCCTGCTCCCGGCGGCAGTTCCCAGAATCCCCGAGCCCGCTGGGAGCTGCCCCAGGGTACGAGGAGGAAGATCCGGGCTCTAGAGCTGCCCGATGCCCAGGCCGGCACACAGGAGGAGCTCCATAAACGGggattccctcccctcccccgctGGGGCTAGCCTGGGGGATGTTTGCTGCTCAGACAGCCGCACAGCCCGGGCCAGGAGGCCTGGGGCCCCCCTGCTCACTAGGGAAATGCGACCAAACAACTCCTGGGCTGGTGGGAGCCAAGGCAAGACTCAGGGAAGCGCAGCCGCCGCAGCCGCGCCAGGGAGACCTTCTCCTGGGTTCTCCCACACTGCCGGGGCTGCAGACTCGAGTCCAAGGGCAGGGAGGCCCTACTTGAACCAGATCCCTGTCGGCTTGGGGGGAGGCCCCATTTGGGAGCCAATGGCCGGGcagctttctcctctccccatcaGTACCCCAGAGGCTACCAGTGGGCCTGGCCAGGAGACAGCCCGGGCAGAGCCCCAAGGCCTGTTCCTTCCGAGCAATTGCCCAATTCTGTTGTTTTCACATGAAAGGCCCACAGGGGGTTCTGGGCCGGGTCAGCTCGGGGTGATGGGCTGAGTCTGCCAGGTCAGGGCGCCCCCTTCTGGGGAGTCTCAATACTCCGGGGTGCCCAGGAAGGTGCAGGGTAGGAGAGGCTGCCTCAGTCTGAACGGCGCACCCACATCATTCCACGCCAGCATttcttaaataaaagatttattcgCACAAGATCTGCCGGTGCTCAGTCAAAGAGCCCAAAACCCATGTCGTCGTCGGACTCCTctgactcttccttcttttcttccttcttctcctctgctGCAGGGAGAGAAGGAGCGGCAGTGAGCGAGGCTCTGGTCTGGGTTGCCCACCCGGTGCCAGCCCCATGCCACCCCCTGGACCCATACGCACCAGCAGCAGGAGCAGCACCCCCAGAAGCTGGGGCAGCAGAGCCGGCACTGGCAGCGACGGCAACGGTTCCCCCGGCCGGCATGGAGGCCAGCTTACTGCTCCCTGGGGGAGGGTGACAAAGGCATTGTGAGCTTCCCAGGAAGGCAGCAAAGGGGGAGGGAGGCTGCCTAGAACCCACGCTGGATCTTCCGATGCTTTTGTTCTGGGGGAGAGCTTCGGGGCCCCCCCATCAGCAGTGAGCTTGGGCTCTTGCCACAGGGAGTCTAGAACGTGGGCACACATTCTGCCCAGGGTCCCGACAGCttctccacccagcagcccctgTCGCGTGTTTAGAGACCCTGGCTGGCTGCCGGCCCATTGCAGGGGCCACCCGAGAGGGTCTCTGAGATACTCTGGTCCACCAGCGAAGCCTGGCAGGTACAGGAGTGACCAGCAGGAATTAGGATGGACGGTGCCAGACGCCgcgcccctcccccccaggactCGACTCCCACCGACCTAACAAACGCCGGCCGGCGGCAGCCCCTTACCCTGTGCGATCACGTCTTCGATGTTTTTGCCGCTGAGCTCGCCAATGACCTGGGAAAAGAGTGCGGGAGTCAGGGGGCTGCCCCTCCCCCAGCCGCGCGTGTACCTAGCGCCCCCCCCCAGGGCCCGTCTGCTCCCTGCCTATCCCCACCTTCTTGAGCCGCTCCTCATCCGCCTCGATGCCGACGCTGTCTAGGATCTTCTTCAGGTCCTTGGAGTTGGGGGAGTCATTGCCGCCAAGAACGGCCAAAAGATAGGCAGCCACGTAGCGCATCctaaggggagaaggaggaagccGTGAGCGGGTGACCAGTGAGCCTCAGCGGCCTCCCCATGAGCAACGGGAGCCGACTCTAGAGCCTCCTTCCACCGCCCCCGCAAGCCGGCCCGG contains:
- the RPLP2 gene encoding 60S acidic ribosomal protein P2 isoform X2, producing the protein MRYVAAYLLAVLGGNDSPNSKDLKKILDSVGIEADEERLKKVIGELSGKNIEDVIAQGSSKLASMPAGGTVAVAASAGSAAPASGGAAPAAEEKKEEKKEESEESDDDMGFGLFD
- the RPLP2 gene encoding 60S acidic ribosomal protein P2 isoform X1, encoding MRYVAAYLLAVLGGNDSPNSKDLKKILDSVGIEADEERLKKVIGELSGKNIEDVIAQGSSKLASMPAGGTVAVAASAGSAAPASGGAAPAAAEEKKEEKKEESEESDDDMGFGLFD